The following proteins are co-located in the Solanum pennellii chromosome 8, SPENNV200 genome:
- the LOC107027315 gene encoding subtilisin-like protease SBT1.7, with protein MKIFFVIFGILGCFSWPSMQSDLETYIVQVESLESQISTQSSRMDLENWYKSFLPKTIATSSSDEKPRLIYSYHNVISGFAARLSAKQVKEMEKRPGFISAWPQRILSLHTTHTPSFLGLQQNTGFWRDANYGKGVIIGVIDTGIDPDHPSFSDKGMPPPPAKWKGKCESNFTNKCNNKLIGARTFPLGSDSPIDEAGHGTHTASTAAGGFVKGANVNGNAKGTAVGIAPLAHLAMYKVCQPFGCDDSDVLAAMDAAIDDGVDILSISLGGSSRSFYEDPVALGAYSAAQRGILVSCSAANNGPYESTLSNDAPWIMTVGASTHDRKLKATVTLGNQKVFEGESAFHPNDHNSAFSPLFDPSLNATDFDSPYCGTGTLNDPEIKGKIVICMVGGGYTMTQQGQAVKDAGGVGMIVVSTADYGVTMFVDAHVLPALYITYKDGMEILDYMNKTSKPTAKILFQGTLIGDKDAPVVAAFSSRGPSLASPGILKPDIIGPGVNILAAWPTSVENKTNTKSTFNIISGTSMSCPHLSGVAALLKSSHPTWSPSAIKSAIMTTAYTVNFANDPILDERLLPANIFAIGAGHVNLSRANDPGLIYDTPFKDYLPYLCGLNYTNRQVGNLLQRKVDCREVKSIPEAQLNYPSFSITLGEVSQTYTRTVTNVGEAKSSYSVEVASPPGISVTVKPSTLKFSKLNQKLKYQVTFTKRVNRTNGGVIEGFLKWTSEKHSVRSPIALVLESTIGF; from the coding sequence atgaaaatattttttgttatttttggtaTACTTGGTTGTTTTTCATGGCCTAGTATGCAGAGCGATTTGGAGACTTACATAGTTCAAGTCGAATCTCTAGAAAGTCAAATTTCCACTCAATCGTCAAGAATGGATTTGGAGAACTGGTACAAGTCTTTCTTGCCAAAGACCATTGCAACCAGTAGCTCAGATGAAAAGCCGCGGTTGATATATTCATATCACAATGTGATCAGTGGCTTTGCTGCTAGATTGTCAGCTAAGCAAGTGAAGGAAATGGAGAAGAGACCGGGCTTTATATCTGCGTGGCCTCAGAGGATATTGTCTTTGCACACTACACATACTCCGAGTTTTCTTGGATTGCAACAGAACACTGGCTTTTGGAGGGATGCTAACTATGGAAAAGGTGTGATCATTGGAGTCATAGACACAGGGATTGATCCTGACCATCCTTCATTCAGCGACAAAGGAATGCCTCCTCCACCTGCTAAATGGAAGGGCAAGTGTGAGTCGAATTTCACTAATAAGTGTAACAACAAGCTCATTGGTGCGAGGACTTTCCCATTAGGCAGTGATTCACCGATAGATGAGGCTGGACATGGTACACACACAGCCAGCACAGCTGCTGGTGGTTTTGTGAAAGGTGCTAATGTGAATGGTAATGCTAAAGGTACTGCTGTTGGGATTGCTCCGCTTGCTCACCTGGCCATGTATAAGGTCTGTCAACCGTTTGGTTGTGATGACAGTGACGTTCTAGCTGCAATGGATGCAGCTATTGATGATGGAGTAGATATCCTATCTATTTCCCTTGGTGGAAGTAGCAGGTCATTCTATGAAGACCCCGTTGCACTCGGGGCGTACAGTGCAGCACAAAGAGGTATTCTTGTAAGTTGCTCTGCTGCTAATAATGGTCCATATGAAAGCACCTTATCAAACGATGCTCCGTGGATTATGACAGTAGGTGCAAGCACTCATGACAGGAAACTCAAGGCCACTGTTACACTCGGAAACCAAAAGGTATTCGAGGGTGAATCAGCATTTCATCCAAATGATCACAATTCAGCATTTTCCCCTTTGTTTGATCCTTCACTGAATGCAACTGACTTTGATAGCCCTTATTGCGGAACTGGTACTCTGAATGACCCtgaaattaaaggaaaaattgttATATGCATGGTAGGGGGCGGTTATACCATGACCCAACAAGGACAAGCTGTAAAGGATGCTGGAGGTGTTGGCATGATTGTCGTTAGTACCGCTGATTATGGTGTCACTATGTTTGTCGATGCTCATGTCCTTCCAGCTCTGTATATTACCTACAAAGACGGAATGGAAATTCTTGACTACATGAACAAAACATCAAAACCAACAGCAAAAATTTTGTTCCAAGGAACACTAATCGGAGATAAAGATGCTCCAGTAGTTGCTGCATTTTCTTCTCGCGGACCAAGCCTAGCTAGTCCTGGGATCTTGAAACCGGATATTATTGGTCCTGGGGTTAACATTCTTGCTGCTTGGCCTACCTCTGttgaaaacaaaacaaacacaaAGTCTACCTTCAACATTATATCGGGCACCTCCATGTCTTGTCCTCACCTCAGTGGAGTAGCAGCATTGCTGAAAAGCTCACACCCCACTTGGTCCCCTTCAGCTATCAAATCAGCAATCATGACAACTGCTTACACAGTGAACTTCGCCAATGATCCCATTTTAGATGAAAGGCTCCTTCCGGCTAACATATTCGCTATTGGTGCAGGACATGTCAATCTATCAAGAGCTAATGATCCAGGACTAATCTACGACACCCCATTTAAGGACTACCTGCCTTACCTGTGTGGTTTAAATTACACAAATCGACAGGTGGGCAACCTCCTGCAACGCAAAGTGGATTGTAGGGAAGTGAAGAGCATTCCTGAAGCACAACTAAATTATCCTTCATTCTCCATCACACTCGGAGAAGTTTCTCAGACATATACAAGAACAGTGACTAACGTCGGGGAAGCTAAGTCATCTTACAGTGTGGAAGTAGCTTCACCACCCGGAATTTCCGTGACTGTCAAGCCTTCTACTCTGAAATTCTCCAAGTTGAACCAGAAGTTGAAATACCAAGTGACGTTTACGAAAAGAGTCAACAGAACAAACGGCGGTGTTATTGAAGGATTCTTGAAATGGACTAGTGAGAAGCACTCTGTAAGAAGTCCAATTGCTCTTGTGCTAGAGTCTACAATTGGTTTCTAG